The Thermoclostridium stercorarium subsp. stercorarium DSM 8532 genome contains a region encoding:
- a CDS encoding thiamine phosphate synthase, translating to MSIRKNLDISAYLVIGPENTNGRPVKKIIKDAVEAGFTCIQIRSKVASARELIELTREAAEVIALLGKSDNVALLVDDRLDVVLAARKQGIKVDGVHVGQSDIPVDVCREYLGEDSVVGLSARTHEMIEYIKTADVSGIDYFGVGPVHETMTKPDCGLDTDGKIKTRSFEEIAEIVRLSKIPVVVGGGVKVADIPQLARTGAAGFFVVSAVAGADDPKQAALELVNAWKLHTEAGRKN from the coding sequence GTGAGTATAAGAAAAAATTTGGATATATCCGCATACCTGGTGATAGGTCCGGAAAATACGAACGGAAGACCTGTGAAAAAAATTATTAAAGACGCAGTTGAAGCCGGGTTCACATGTATACAAATCAGATCCAAGGTTGCATCTGCCAGGGAACTTATTGAATTAACACGTGAGGCCGCGGAAGTAATAGCCCTGTTGGGAAAATCCGATAATGTGGCCCTGCTTGTGGACGACCGGCTGGACGTTGTTCTGGCTGCAAGAAAGCAGGGAATAAAAGTCGACGGTGTGCACGTGGGGCAGTCGGATATACCTGTGGACGTATGCAGGGAATATCTGGGAGAGGACTCGGTTGTCGGGCTGTCGGCAAGAACCCATGAAATGATTGAGTATATAAAAACAGCAGATGTTTCGGGAATTGATTATTTTGGAGTCGGACCGGTGCATGAAACAATGACTAAGCCTGATTGCGGGCTCGATACAGACGGAAAAATAAAAACCAGAAGTTTTGAGGAAATTGCAGAGATAGTAAGGCTCAGCAAAATTCCTGTAGTAGTGGGTGGAGGCGTGAAGGTTGCTGATATACCTCAGCTTGCGCGGACCGGAGCCGCCGGTTTCTTCGTTGTATCCGCAGTGGCCGGAGCCGATGATCCCAAACAGGCTGCCCTGGAACTTGTAAATGCGTGGAAACTCCATACCGAAGCCGGAAGGAAAAATTAA
- the thiD gene encoding bifunctional hydroxymethylpyrimidine kinase/phosphomethylpyrimidine kinase: MKTVLTVAGSDPSGGAGIQADIKTMTANGIYAMSAITALTAQNTTGVSGIMEVTPEFLGMQLDSIFTDIYPDAVKIGMVSSAPLIEIIAEKLKYYNARNIVVDPVMVSTSGSKLLQDNAIEALRSKLFPMAVVITPNIPEASILSGISIENREDMIKAAEIIGKQFGCAVLCKGGHSVNDADDLLYCDNRYKWFRGERINNKNTHGTGCTLSSAIACGLAKGMDLETAIQSAKDYVTGALKSMLKLGKGNGPIDHMWNICKNNI, from the coding sequence ATGAAAACGGTTCTGACTGTTGCAGGAAGCGATCCCAGCGGAGGAGCAGGAATTCAGGCGGATATTAAAACAATGACGGCAAACGGCATTTATGCGATGAGTGCGATCACCGCGCTTACGGCACAGAATACAACCGGAGTATCGGGTATTATGGAAGTAACGCCGGAATTTTTGGGAATGCAGTTGGACAGCATATTCACTGATATATACCCGGACGCCGTAAAAATCGGCATGGTTTCGTCTGCGCCGTTAATTGAAATCATAGCTGAAAAGCTGAAATATTACAATGCAAGAAATATTGTCGTCGATCCGGTGATGGTTTCCACCAGCGGTTCTAAACTTCTTCAGGACAATGCGATTGAAGCCCTGAGAAGCAAATTGTTCCCCATGGCAGTGGTAATAACGCCGAACATTCCCGAAGCGTCCATTTTGTCCGGGATATCTATTGAAAATAGGGAAGATATGATTAAAGCCGCCGAAATTATCGGTAAACAGTTCGGCTGTGCTGTTCTCTGCAAGGGTGGGCACAGCGTAAACGACGCCGATGATTTGTTGTACTGTGATAACAGGTACAAATGGTTCAGGGGAGAGAGGATTAACAATAAGAACACCCACGGAACGGGATGTACTTTGTCCAGCGCCATAGCCTGCGGCCTTGCCAAAGGGATGGATCTGGAAACGGCAATACAGTCTGCAAAGGACTACGTAACAGGCGCGCTGAAATCAATGCTTAAGCTGGGCAAAGGCAACGGGCCTATAGACCATATGTGGAATATTTGTAAAAATAATATATAA
- a CDS encoding class I SAM-dependent rRNA methyltransferase, with amino-acid sequence MKQIRPYPKVIISKKAERSVRDGHPWIYGEEIRETEGEPQNGGLVDVFAGNAFLGTGFYNNNSKITVRLISRNANDVFDDRFWRRRVEYAIRYRKTVMPGGDFSCCRLIHGEADQMPGLTVDRYGSILSVQITCLGMELVKDTVYRALWDVLKEMGEDIAGIFERNDIALRTKEGLQEYKGWYRFDGIPLPESAVIEICENGIKYLVDVENGQKTGFFLDQKYNRAAVARIAKGKRVLDCFTHTGSFGLNAALGGAEHVTCVDISQQAIDMARENAIRNGLDGKMDFICEDVFDLLTRLAERKCKDFDFIILDPPAFTKSRNTVQAAARGYKEINLKAMKLLPRGGYLATCSCSHFMTDDLFREVLASAAKDASVSLRQIEARQQAPDHPILWNVPETGYLKFYIFQVV; translated from the coding sequence GTGAAACAGATACGACCATATCCCAAAGTAATAATATCTAAGAAAGCCGAACGCAGTGTCAGAGACGGGCATCCATGGATATACGGGGAAGAAATCCGTGAAACAGAAGGCGAACCCCAAAACGGCGGACTGGTGGATGTGTTTGCCGGAAATGCTTTTCTTGGCACGGGTTTTTACAATAATAACAGCAAAATTACCGTCAGGCTCATTTCACGTAATGCCAATGATGTGTTTGACGACCGTTTCTGGCGGCGCCGCGTTGAGTATGCAATACGTTACCGCAAAACCGTAATGCCCGGAGGGGACTTTTCCTGCTGCCGCCTGATCCACGGCGAGGCTGACCAGATGCCGGGGCTGACAGTGGACCGCTACGGCAGCATCCTGTCAGTACAAATCACATGCCTTGGCATGGAACTTGTAAAGGATACTGTTTACCGTGCCCTTTGGGATGTGCTTAAAGAAATGGGAGAAGACATTGCCGGTATTTTTGAGCGTAATGATATTGCTCTGCGTACAAAGGAAGGTCTGCAGGAATATAAAGGCTGGTACAGGTTTGATGGCATCCCCTTGCCTGAATCTGCGGTTATCGAAATATGCGAAAACGGTATTAAATATCTGGTGGACGTCGAAAACGGGCAAAAGACAGGATTTTTCCTGGATCAGAAATATAACCGAGCTGCCGTGGCACGGATAGCAAAGGGCAAACGTGTACTGGACTGTTTTACCCATACCGGTTCTTTCGGCCTTAACGCAGCATTGGGAGGAGCTGAGCACGTAACGTGCGTGGACATTTCACAGCAGGCCATTGACATGGCGCGGGAAAATGCGATACGCAACGGTCTGGACGGGAAAATGGATTTTATCTGCGAAGACGTTTTTGACCTTCTGACAAGACTGGCTGAACGGAAATGCAAGGACTTTGACTTTATTATTCTTGACCCGCCGGCTTTTACGAAATCCCGGAATACCGTACAGGCCGCCGCCCGCGGGTATAAGGAAATTAACCTGAAAGCCATGAAACTGCTCCCCCGTGGCGGATATCTTGCTACGTGCAGTTGCAGCCACTTCATGACCGATGATTTATTCCGCGAAGTGCTGGCAAGCGCCGCAAAGGATGCGTCAGTATCACTGAGACAGATTGAAGCCCGCCAGCAGGCGCCTGATCATCCTATTTTGTGGAATGTGCCTGAAACAGGTTATCTTAAGTTTTATATTTTTCAGGTTGTTTGA
- the hisF gene encoding imidazole glycerol phosphate synthase subunit HisF — translation MISKRIIPCLDVRNGRVVKGVNFENIRDMADPVELARYYNKSGADELVFYDITASYEGRKIFTDILRAVASEIFIPLTVGGGINTLEDFDMVLKCGADKVSVNTGAIRNPSLISEAAKRYGSQCVVLSMDVKRVNGKFHVFANGGRTDTGIDAVEWAKHGEDLGAGEIVLNSMDTDGVRGGFDLPMLCAIGGAVKIPIIASGGAGKTEDFYELFKYDRIDAGLAASVFHTKKIDIRELKLYLKNRGVNVRI, via the coding sequence ATGATTAGTAAAAGAATAATTCCCTGCCTTGATGTACGAAACGGAAGGGTGGTTAAGGGCGTAAACTTTGAAAATATCCGCGACATGGCCGATCCTGTGGAACTGGCACGATATTATAATAAATCGGGAGCCGATGAGCTTGTTTTTTACGACATTACGGCAAGCTATGAAGGAAGGAAAATATTTACCGACATTCTGCGTGCGGTGGCTTCGGAGATTTTCATTCCCCTAACCGTCGGAGGAGGGATAAATACACTTGAGGATTTCGACATGGTTCTTAAATGCGGAGCCGACAAGGTAAGCGTTAATACCGGCGCAATCAGGAATCCCTCATTAATCAGTGAGGCTGCAAAGCGTTATGGAAGCCAGTGCGTGGTGCTCAGTATGGATGTTAAACGCGTTAACGGAAAGTTTCACGTTTTTGCCAATGGCGGAAGAACCGACACCGGTATCGACGCTGTTGAATGGGCAAAACACGGCGAGGATCTCGGCGCCGGCGAGATAGTCCTGAATTCCATGGATACCGACGGTGTACGCGGGGGCTTTGATCTCCCGATGCTTTGTGCAATTGGGGGAGCAGTAAAAATTCCCATTATCGCCAGCGGAGGTGCGGGAAAAACGGAGGATTTTTATGAGCTTTTCAAATACGACAGAATTGACGCCGGACTTGCTGCAAGCGTATTCCATACCAAAAAAATAGATATTCGTGAGCTTAAGCTTTATCTTAAGAACCGCGGAGTGAATGTCCGTATATAG
- a CDS encoding L-2-amino-thiazoline-4-carboxylic acid hydrolase produces the protein MNVTIGDKIVYRVVNKSAGRMFQKVLSGKLPESTVSSLTNEIWEEYKKRLPYLEERETPGASLVVRLSLLTLILYEKLTAENIEKQEAIKLTSEITWKVYNKLSGIFWAFTKFKAKNPIKRLEKVMNFCINRFPYNSPGYEMEIIKADDNEFFFNVHKCPSAEFFREHQLSELCSCTWCDLDYSLAVKWNIELEREKSLAGGDSMCTFRFRAKKERNSS, from the coding sequence ATGAATGTGACAATTGGCGATAAAATTGTATACCGCGTTGTCAATAAATCCGCCGGAAGGATGTTTCAGAAGGTGTTGTCCGGAAAATTGCCTGAAAGCACGGTTTCAAGCCTGACAAACGAAATTTGGGAAGAATACAAAAAACGCCTGCCATACCTGGAAGAAAGGGAAACACCCGGCGCATCACTGGTGGTCAGGCTGTCTTTACTTACACTGATACTTTATGAAAAGCTGACAGCGGAAAACATTGAAAAACAGGAAGCCATAAAATTAACCTCTGAAATAACGTGGAAAGTATACAACAAGCTGAGCGGCATTTTCTGGGCATTTACGAAATTTAAAGCGAAAAATCCGATCAAAAGACTTGAAAAAGTCATGAATTTCTGTATTAACCGTTTTCCATACAACAGCCCCGGTTATGAGATGGAAATAATAAAAGCGGATGATAACGAATTTTTCTTTAATGTACATAAATGCCCGTCTGCAGAGTTTTTCCGCGAACATCAGTTAAGTGAACTGTGTTCATGCACGTGGTGCGACCTTGACTACTCCCTTGCCGTGAAATGGAACATTGAACTTGAACGGGAAAAAAGCCTTGCAGGGGGAGACAGTATGTGTACATTCAGATTCAGAGCCAAAAAAGAAAGAAACAGTTCATAG
- the thiM gene encoding hydroxyethylthiazole kinase, whose amino-acid sequence MITKQEIREQIIRTVETVKRTNPMAGSITNMVTINFVANAQLAVGGSAAMVYLPEEAEALAKAGGATYVNVGTLLPVHEQTLPHVARVLYELRKPWVLDPVAVGIGSLRNRMLQRFKEYKPSVIRGNASEIMALAGLWELEGGTKASNVRGVDSTDSVDSAKAAAVALARWTGGAVAVSGETDLITDGSVIVYSYGGSHFMQKITGAGCALGGVIAVYATAASPFIAALTGTAVFNLAATRAENKVLGPGSFQVRFLDELYKASPEDIADNRFDIEEI is encoded by the coding sequence ATGATCACAAAACAGGAGATCCGGGAGCAAATCATCCGGACGGTTGAAACGGTGAAACGGACAAATCCCATGGCAGGCTCGATTACCAATATGGTAACAATTAATTTTGTTGCAAATGCACAACTTGCCGTCGGGGGCTCGGCAGCAATGGTTTATCTGCCCGAGGAAGCTGAAGCTTTGGCAAAAGCGGGCGGAGCTACATATGTGAACGTGGGAACTCTTTTGCCGGTTCATGAGCAGACTTTGCCTCATGTGGCAAGAGTGCTGTATGAATTACGTAAACCATGGGTGCTTGATCCTGTGGCGGTGGGAATTGGTTCACTCAGAAACCGGATGTTACAGCGGTTTAAAGAGTATAAACCCTCCGTAATAAGGGGCAATGCTTCTGAAATTATGGCATTGGCGGGATTATGGGAACTGGAAGGCGGCACTAAAGCTTCCAATGTTCGTGGCGTTGATTCAACAGATTCAGTAGACTCGGCAAAAGCAGCGGCCGTTGCGTTAGCCAGATGGACCGGCGGGGCCGTTGCCGTATCCGGCGAAACCGATTTAATAACCGACGGTTCGGTTATAGTTTACTCTTACGGTGGATCGCACTTTATGCAAAAAATTACCGGCGCAGGCTGTGCTTTAGGTGGAGTTATCGCGGTTTATGCAACGGCTGCATCACCTTTTATCGCCGCGCTGACGGGAACCGCGGTGTTCAATCTGGCTGCAACCCGTGCTGAAAATAAGGTCCTTGGCCCCGGAAGTTTTCAGGTCCGTTTTCTTGACGAACTTTACAAGGCAAGTCCGGAAGATATTGCCGACAATAGGTTTGATATTGAAGAGATTTAA
- a CDS encoding TIGR01212 family radical SAM protein (This family includes YhcC from E. coli K-12, an uncharacterized radical SAM protein.) has translation MKLWPDQKPYYSANQYFREIFGEKTYKISLDIGCTCPTRDGTKGTGGCTFCSSRGSGDFAIAGPLSIPEKINEAIRMVASKTVSDKYIAYLQSFSNTYGPVEQLVPVYEEILADGRIVGLSIGTRPDCLEDEMIKELSRLSESKPIWVELGLQTIHQKTADLFHRGYELPVFENAVARLNKAGIQVIVHLIVGLMGETYDDFMATVEYTANQPVSGVKLSMLHILKDSLLYKEYQEKPFPLLDEETYVKWVAEAITRLPQEMVVHRVTGDGNRENLAAPKWTINKRHVLNRLHSYMIKHGMYQGQNYK, from the coding sequence ATGAAACTCTGGCCCGATCAGAAACCGTATTATTCCGCAAATCAATATTTCAGGGAAATCTTCGGCGAAAAAACCTATAAGATCTCGCTGGATATCGGCTGCACCTGTCCTACAAGGGATGGCACGAAGGGTACTGGTGGCTGTACCTTTTGTTCTTCAAGGGGTTCGGGTGACTTTGCAATAGCGGGGCCTTTGAGTATCCCTGAAAAAATTAATGAAGCAATCCGGATGGTGGCCTCTAAAACCGTTTCCGACAAATATATCGCATATTTGCAGTCCTTTTCAAACACTTATGGTCCGGTGGAGCAACTTGTGCCTGTTTATGAAGAAATTCTTGCAGATGGAAGAATTGTAGGGCTTTCAATAGGTACAAGGCCTGATTGCCTTGAGGACGAAATGATAAAAGAGCTGTCCCGTCTGTCTGAATCCAAGCCGATATGGGTTGAACTTGGCCTTCAGACAATCCATCAGAAAACCGCAGACCTCTTTCACAGGGGATACGAACTGCCGGTTTTTGAAAATGCCGTTGCGCGCTTAAATAAGGCGGGCATTCAGGTAATAGTCCATCTGATAGTGGGGCTGATGGGGGAAACTTACGACGATTTTATGGCCACGGTTGAATATACCGCAAATCAGCCGGTAAGCGGCGTCAAACTGTCAATGCTCCATATACTTAAAGACAGTCTTCTTTATAAGGAATACCAGGAAAAGCCCTTTCCCCTGCTCGATGAAGAAACCTATGTTAAATGGGTGGCGGAAGCTATAACCCGGCTGCCGCAGGAAATGGTCGTTCACAGGGTAACAGGCGACGGCAACCGTGAAAACCTTGCCGCGCCAAAATGGACCATCAACAAACGTCATGTTCTGAACAGGCTGCACAGTTACATGATAAAACACGGAATGTATCAGGGACAGAATTACAAATAG
- a CDS encoding pyridoxamine 5'-phosphate oxidase family protein: MEEVYEFLKKCGTYYLATVEGDQPRVRPFGTVDIFEGKLYIQTGKSKAVSKQIQANPKVEICAYADGKWLRLTGKLVRDDRVEAKKHLLDNYPELQSMYSPEDDNTEVLYFDEATAVFYSFTEQPRIIKF; the protein is encoded by the coding sequence ATGGAAGAAGTATATGAATTTTTAAAAAAATGCGGAACGTATTATTTGGCTACGGTAGAGGGAGACCAGCCGAGAGTAAGGCCTTTTGGCACTGTTGATATCTTTGAAGGTAAACTTTATATCCAGACAGGAAAATCAAAGGCGGTGTCAAAACAGATTCAGGCAAATCCGAAGGTTGAAATCTGTGCATATGCTGACGGAAAATGGCTGAGACTGACGGGAAAGCTTGTTAGGGATGACAGAGTGGAGGCCAAAAAGCATTTACTTGACAACTACCCTGAACTTCAGTCCATGTATTCTCCGGAGGATGACAACACAGAGGTTCTTTATTTTGATGAAGCTACTGCTGTATTCTATTCGTTTACTGAACAGCCAAGAATAATTAAATTCTGA
- the thiD gene encoding bifunctional hydroxymethylpyrimidine kinase/phosphomethylpyrimidine kinase — protein MKTVLTIAGSDPSGGAGIQADIKTMTANGVYAMSAITALTAGNTTGVSGIMEVTPEFLGMQLDSIFTDIYPDAVKIGMVSSAPLIEVIAEKLKYYNARNIVVDPVMVCTSGSKVLKDDAIEPLMNKLFPLAVVITPNIPEASILSGISIENKEDMIIAAEIISKRFGLAVLCKGGYSGNHADDLLYCDNRYKWFRGERINNKNTHGTGCTLSSAIACGLAKGMDLETAIQSAKDYVTGALKSMLKLGKGNGPIDHMWNICK, from the coding sequence ATGAAAACTGTTTTGACCATTGCGGGAAGCGATCCCAGCGGAGGGGCAGGAATTCAGGCGGATATTAAAACAATGACAGCAAACGGCGTTTATGCAATGAGCGCAATTACCGCACTTACTGCCGGTAATACGACCGGAGTATCGGGTATTATGGAAGTAACGCCGGAATTTTTGGGAATGCAGTTGGACAGCATATTCACCGATATATACCCGGACGCCGTAAAAATCGGCATGGTTTCGTCTGCGCCGTTGATCGAAGTCATAGCTGAAAAGCTGAAATATTACAATGCAAGAAATATTGTCGTCGATCCGGTAATGGTTTGTACCAGCGGATCTAAAGTTCTTAAGGATGACGCAATAGAGCCTTTGATGAACAAATTGTTTCCGCTGGCGGTGGTAATAACGCCGAACATTCCCGAAGCGTCCATTTTGTCCGGGATATCTATTGAAAATAAGGAAGATATGATTATAGCCGCCGAAATTATCAGCAAACGGTTCGGTTTAGCGGTCCTCTGCAAGGGTGGATACAGTGGGAACCACGCCGATGATTTGTTGTACTGTGATAACAGGTACAAATGGTTCAGGGGAGAGAGGATTAACAATAAGAACACCCACGGAACAGGATGCACTTTGTCCAGCGCCATAGCCTGCGGCCTTGCCAAAGGGATGGATCTGGAAACGGCAATACAGTCTGCAAAGGACTACGTAACAGGCGCGCTGAAATCAATGCTAAAGTTGGGCAAAGGCAACGGGCCTATAGACCATATGTGGAATATATGTAAATAG
- a CDS encoding COG2958 family protein has product MSYTFYDLAVDVLMTVRKPLTIYEIWEHGINLGLAQKLGTSGKTPWQTLGARIYVDLKENPNTKFVQVSKRPAMFYLKELYGNSEDYQKNEEKKVYLESKVNAKPEYCEKDLHVLLTAFVYSNPHFNCYTRTILHENSKKAAKGYNKWLHPDMVGVYFPFDKYQNNVLKLLDTFKENSYKLFSFEIKIELNLSNLRQSYFQAVSNSSWANEGYLVALKIEDEPSLIDEIRRLNSAFGIGVIRLDAKNIEESEILFSARTNNTLDWETIDRLAEENPDFSDFIDNVIEDIKIGKVKSKYDRILNADEYEKYIKEKGLV; this is encoded by the coding sequence ATGTCATATACTTTTTATGATCTCGCTGTGGATGTATTAATGACAGTCAGAAAACCTCTTACCATATATGAGATTTGGGAACACGGCATAAATTTGGGCTTAGCGCAAAAACTCGGCACGTCAGGAAAAACTCCGTGGCAGACCTTGGGAGCGAGGATTTATGTTGATTTGAAGGAGAATCCGAATACCAAATTCGTCCAGGTAAGCAAAAGGCCTGCAATGTTTTATTTAAAAGAGCTGTATGGCAATTCTGAAGATTATCAAAAAAATGAAGAAAAGAAAGTATACTTGGAGAGTAAGGTTAACGCAAAACCGGAATATTGTGAAAAGGATTTACATGTTCTCCTTACAGCTTTTGTATATTCAAATCCGCATTTTAATTGCTATACAAGAACAATCCTGCACGAAAATTCGAAAAAAGCTGCAAAGGGCTACAACAAATGGTTACACCCTGATATGGTAGGGGTTTATTTCCCGTTTGACAAATATCAGAATAATGTGCTGAAACTGTTGGATACTTTCAAGGAGAATTCGTATAAATTATTTTCATTTGAGATAAAAATTGAACTGAACTTATCAAATTTACGGCAGTCATATTTTCAGGCGGTGTCTAATTCATCATGGGCAAATGAGGGTTATCTGGTAGCTTTGAAGATTGAAGACGAGCCTTCTTTGATAGATGAAATTCGTAGGCTTAACAGTGCGTTTGGAATCGGCGTAATAAGGTTAGATGCGAAAAATATTGAAGAGAGTGAAATTTTGTTCTCGGCGAGAACCAATAACACTCTGGATTGGGAAACAATTGACCGGCTTGCAGAAGAAAATCCGGATTTCAGTGATTTCATCGATAATGTTATTGAAGATATTAAGATTGGAAAGGTCAAAAGTAAATACGACAGAATCTTAAATGCGGATGAGTATGAGAAGTATATAAAAGAAAAGGGTCTGGTTTGA
- a CDS encoding cupin domain-containing protein, with translation MRRIYHYPHYTGFKKTNPNVIYRRYSLNKPTEFHMQDRDSHIHNFSHHDNPVTELKDYGPEPFVINIERATKQNNTFRTALWTGKYMQLTLMSIGVGEDIGLEIHPNVDQFIRIEEGTGLVKMGDSKHNLNYQKDVSDGYIIIIPAGKWHNIINTGNRPLKLYSIYAPPQHPRGTVHETKEIAEAAEKNN, from the coding sequence ATGCGCAGGATATACCATTACCCGCACTATACTGGCTTTAAAAAAACAAATCCAAATGTTATCTATCGTCGATACAGTTTAAATAAACCAACGGAATTCCATATGCAGGACAGGGACAGCCATATTCATAATTTTTCTCATCACGATAACCCTGTAACAGAATTAAAGGATTACGGCCCCGAGCCATTTGTTATAAATATTGAAAGGGCCACAAAACAAAATAATACATTCCGCACTGCATTATGGACGGGTAAATATATGCAGCTTACACTGATGAGTATTGGTGTGGGTGAAGATATCGGTCTGGAAATACACCCTAACGTCGACCAGTTTATACGCATCGAAGAAGGCACCGGACTCGTAAAAATGGGCGACAGCAAGCATAACCTGAATTACCAAAAGGATGTATCCGACGGTTATATAATTATAATACCTGCCGGTAAGTGGCATAATATAATAAATACCGGAAACAGGCCGTTAAAACTTTATTCCATATACGCACCCCCTCAACATCCTCGCGGAACGGTTCATGAAACAAAAGAAATTGCAGAGGCCGCTGAAAAAAACAATTGA
- a CDS encoding HAD family hydrolase, producing the protein MIKGVIFDIDGVILDSMPIWNKAGEMYLRKLGLQPNPGLSKAMESMSMHEGAKFLKEKYHLDMNEDEIVKGINKTIEDFYAYEVRLKEGVEKFLEGLKERKIKIVAATSCDREVFEKALVRLNVIRYFEKIFTSTETGSGKTKPDIFLAAADYMGTRPCETWVFEDALYAIKTAKDAGFRTVGVYDYYNSDKWDEIKNTCDICFEKLDDVNVFLEKALASEL; encoded by the coding sequence ATGATTAAAGGGGTTATTTTTGACATAGACGGGGTAATACTGGACTCGATGCCAATTTGGAACAAAGCCGGGGAAATGTATCTGCGGAAGCTGGGGTTGCAGCCCAACCCCGGTCTTTCAAAAGCCATGGAAAGCATGAGCATGCATGAAGGAGCTAAATTTTTAAAAGAAAAATACCATCTGGATATGAATGAGGACGAAATTGTAAAAGGCATCAATAAAACCATTGAGGATTTTTACGCCTATGAAGTCAGGCTTAAAGAAGGAGTGGAGAAGTTTCTGGAAGGTCTCAAGGAGAGGAAAATAAAAATTGTGGCAGCGACATCCTGTGACAGAGAGGTTTTTGAAAAAGCACTGGTAAGGCTTAATGTAATCAGATATTTTGAGAAAATTTTTACATCCACCGAGACAGGTTCAGGCAAGACAAAACCCGATATTTTTCTTGCGGCTGCTGATTATATGGGAACACGTCCCTGCGAAACATGGGTTTTCGAAGACGCCCTGTATGCGATTAAAACGGCAAAAGACGCCGGCTTCAGAACAGTAGGGGTATATGATTATTACAACAGCGACAAATGGGATGAAATAAAAAATACCTGTGACATATGTTTTGAAAAACTGGACGATGTTAACGTCTTTCTGGAAAAAGCATTGGCATCGGAGCTTTAA
- the hisH gene encoding imidazole glycerol phosphate synthase subunit HisH, translated as MIAIVDYGVGNLFSLISSLHYLGLECIVTNKKEDLIAADRIILPGVGAFGDAIAKLDETGLVNTIKKLAGIKPLLGICLGMQLLFEKSFEFGEHEGLGLIPGKIVPLKADTDSCLKIPHMGWNRLEIVKDDPIFKYFSNGEWVYYVHSYYAKYCRENILGISEYGVMVPGLVRAGLVYGAQFHPEKSGDAGLRLLKAFAEV; from the coding sequence ATGATCGCAATCGTGGATTACGGGGTTGGAAACCTTTTTTCCTTAATTTCAAGCCTTCATTATCTTGGGCTTGAGTGCATTGTAACAAACAAAAAAGAAGATTTGATTGCCGCCGACCGGATAATTTTGCCTGGAGTAGGCGCCTTTGGTGACGCAATTGCAAAGCTGGATGAAACAGGACTGGTGAACACAATCAAAAAACTGGCGGGAATTAAGCCTCTGCTTGGTATCTGCCTTGGCATGCAGCTTTTATTTGAAAAAAGTTTTGAATTCGGCGAGCATGAAGGCTTAGGGCTTATTCCTGGAAAGATCGTACCGCTTAAAGCCGACACAGATTCTTGCCTGAAAATACCACATATGGGTTGGAACAGGCTTGAAATTGTAAAAGATGATCCTATATTCAAATATTTCAGCAATGGTGAATGGGTATATTATGTTCACAGCTATTACGCTAAATACTGCCGGGAAAACATACTCGGAATTTCGGAATACGGCGTCATGGTTCCGGGGCTTGTACGAGCCGGCTTGGTATATGGAGCCCAGTTTCATCCCGAAAAAAGCGGGGATGCAGGTCTTCGCCTGCTTAAAGCCTTTGCCGAGGTTTAA